The proteins below come from a single Afipia felis ATCC 53690 genomic window:
- a CDS encoding ribonuclease HII codes for MSRDKTSSVPRAPKNARSATAATRPSFRRERALLKQGIWPVAGCDEVGRGPLAGPVVAAAVILDPDRIPKGIDDSKRLDAEEREALFEQICATAMVSVAAAPPWRIDRDNILRASLWALARAVQGLPQAPRHVFVDGRDKITVPCDCEPVIGGDGLLLSIGAASIVAKVTRDRLMCRLAQIHPEYGFDSHMGYGVPRHLAALKEHGPTPHHRRHFAPVAAAHARLNGTTLPSDTSLLEVTETVIVAEEAAVQVA; via the coding sequence ATGAGTCGCGACAAGACATCATCGGTTCCACGTGCGCCAAAAAATGCGCGGAGCGCTACTGCAGCAACACGGCCGAGCTTTCGCCGCGAGCGCGCTTTGCTGAAGCAGGGCATCTGGCCGGTAGCTGGTTGCGACGAGGTGGGGCGGGGTCCGCTCGCGGGGCCGGTGGTCGCCGCCGCCGTTATTCTTGACCCAGATCGTATTCCGAAGGGCATCGACGATTCCAAGCGACTCGATGCGGAGGAGCGCGAAGCCCTGTTCGAGCAGATCTGCGCGACCGCGATGGTGTCGGTCGCCGCCGCACCGCCGTGGCGGATCGATCGCGACAACATTTTGCGCGCCTCACTGTGGGCACTGGCGCGCGCGGTGCAGGGGCTACCGCAGGCACCGCGTCATGTCTTCGTCGACGGCCGCGATAAGATCACGGTGCCGTGCGACTGCGAGCCGGTGATCGGCGGCGATGGCCTGCTGCTGTCGATCGGCGCGGCCTCGATCGTGGCGAAGGTCACGCGTGACCGTCTGATGTGCCGGCTGGCCCAGATCCATCCAGAATACGGCTTCGATTCGCATATGGGTTATGGCGTGCCCCGGCATCTGGCGGCACTCAAAGAGCATGGCCCGACGCCGCATCATCGGCGGCATTTCGCCCCCGTGGCAGCGGCGCATGCGAGGCTCAACGGCACGACGCTGCCGTCCGACA